In the Bicyclus anynana chromosome 22, ilBicAnyn1.1, whole genome shotgun sequence genome, CGTGGGGCTTGCACACGCAGCCGACGAGACGACTGGCGAACGCGCTAGGGATTAGGTTTGGGCATTCGTAAGTCCCGGGACCTGTGAATGTAAATCACAGGGGTTCAGTGGGGCACAGTTAAAACCAGTAGCCACAGCCGCAGCGTATCGGCCAGCCCATGTGCACCCACATCCACTCTATGTGCATGGCGTGGGGCTTGCACACGCAGCCGACGAGACGACTGGCGAACGCGCTAGGGATGAGGTTTGGGCATTCGTAAGTTCCGGGACCTGTGAATGTAAATCACAGAGGTTCAGTGGGGCACAGTTAGAACCGGTAGCCACAGCCACAGCGTTTCGACCAGACCATGTGCACCCACATCCACTCAATGTGCATGGCGTGGGGCTTGCACACGCAGCCGACGAGACGACTAGCGAACGCGCTAGGGATGAGGTTTGGGCATTCGTAAGTTCCGGGGCCTGCGAATGTAAATCACAGAGGTACAGTGGGGCATTGTTAGAACCGGTAGCCACAGCTGCAGCGTATCGGCCAGCCCATGTGCACCCACATCCACTCTATGTGCATGGCGTGGGGCTTGCACACGCAGCCGACGAGACGACTGGCGAACGCGCTAGGGATTAGGTTTGGGCATTCGTAAGTTCCGGGGCCTGCGAATGTAAATTACAGAGGTACAGTGGGGCATTGTTAGAACCGGTAGCCACAGCTGCAGCGTTTCGGCCAGCCCATGTGCACCCACATCCACTCTATGTGCATGGCGTGGGGCTTGCACACGCAGCCGACGAGACGACTGGCGAACGCGCTAGGGATTAGGTTTGGGCATTCGTAAGTTCCGGGGCCTGCGAATGTAAATCACAGAGGTACAGTGTTGCATTGTTAGAACCGGTAGCCACAGCTGCAGCGTATCGGCCAGCCCATGTGCACCCACATCCACTCTATGTGCATGGCGTGGGGCTTGCACACGCAGCCGACGAGACGACTGGCGAACGCGCTAGGGATTAGGCTTGGGCATTCGTAAGTCGCGGGACCTGCGAATGTAAATCACAGAGGTTCAGTGGGGCATTGTTAGAACCGGTAGCCACAACTGCAGCGCCGCGGCCAGCCCATGTGCACCCACATCCACTCTATGTGCATGGCGTGGGGCTTGCACACGCAGCCGACGAGACGACTGGCGAACGCGCTAAGTATATGCTTTATCTCCGAAAGTAGTTATCGTAGTTACCCTACTAAATAGCTCTACTATTAGCATGATATGTCAAtaaaccaacaccttaagaagctttcgcttaactgctagAAAAAGGTACAgtaggcagtgattcttgaggcGGCTCGTATTGtgaagaggttcctcactctggagccctgaccaccggttgcttgcgTGGACagttaaattttctttataactttttagtagtgttttgtattttattaacattgttaaaaataatacaaaaaaggacaaataaataaatgagagtaaaaaaacttgtgcgtctcgggacgctcgacagaagtgataacttaaacctgttgccgtatgcgtgagagaaagggaagttAGATAGAGTGATGCTgcaacgcgttacgttacgaagcttaccctcccataagaagttatcatcTCAAAATACCCAATTAGTAACCTTTgtattgtttgtatgtatacCTTTCTTAATGGGCATTATACGGAAGGGGTCACACTCTCCGGCGAGGTGCGCCAATAGCTCGCGTTTCTGAATGCCAGTCACATGGTCAAGGGGCTCGTGCATGGTTCCGTATATTCGACTCCTCGCACGCTGCAGGGGCTTCACACATTTCAACAACCACATTATGTTCAAAATCTAGCAGCAACTACCACTAAACAAAGAAACCGCAACCTAAAAAGAAACTTTTATGAGATACgttcatattttattaaggactagcagaacctcgtaggtttcactcgcatagttATAATATGcaaatcgtcgttatcaatctatattcggctcactgttgaactcgagtctcttctcagtatgagaggggttaggccaatagccaatagtccaccacgctgacccaatgcagattcTGACTTCatacactcagagaattaagaaaattctcaggcatgcaggtttcctcacgatgttttccttcaccgtttgagacacgtgatatttaatttcttaaaatgcacacaactgaaaagttggaggtgcatgatcggattcgaacccacgtcctccggaatcggaggcagaggtcatatccactgagctatcacggcttgaaTATGAGAATTCAgggataaaaaacaatatagttTATGACACTTaaaaataacatggctttcttgtacctaaaagaattttcaaaatcggtttagtagatccaaagattaccacAAACTTCACGATATAGTATAGACTGCCATGACCTTGCGGTTTCATTCACGTAATTCCCTTTTCcttagaaatacggggataaaatatagcccctATGTTACTACCAGATgatatagctttctattggcgGAACAATTTTTCGAATCGGTCCAAATTTTttcgagtttattcgttacatgaaaaaatacaaaccttttctttttaaaaaaataggttttttaatttttttttaaaagacattTTACCCTTTAATACACCATCAAAAAGTTGATCAACtacgggctgagaattttttactgaaaacttcTTTGAACAGTTCCAGTACTTCATAACCCCAGACTCAgacccagaacctcgtgattCAAAGACACTAATCCAACCAACGATAAAGACTTAAGACGACGCGCCTTTAATTACATACATCGGCATTCTGATTTATCTGATTCTGATTTTTACTTTACGTTTTACTTTCAGGTTTGACATTtttaagttacttttttttttaattgcctaCTACTATAtccatagttcgaagagccgatggatgttggggtcccaaggtgctggaatggcaaccccgcgcTAGAAAGCGTCGGTTGACCcccgaccaggtggactgacgacatcaagcgagtcgcagggattcgctggatgctggcggctcaggatcgtgatgttaggtacaaaaggcctatgtcctgcagtggacagtccatcggctgatatgatgatgatgatatccatAAAAACGTACTTACTATTTGccgtaatttataaataacctTTAAAAGAAGCAAAAACTAAACCACTATATTGCGAAATGTAAGCAATGACATatacaaagagtaaattaatggCAAAAATCAATATAGATCGTTGGCAaaaacttctttatttattttgacagcaataatcaaaatcaatatgttaatgtcagtttttattttcaacctaATTTTACATCGTAAGTTTTATCTCAATTTGCAAAAAGGATAAATATGAGCAAAACCGAATGAGTTATGTAATACCTCGTAATATCAACCATTGATTGATTTAACAAAGGTATTCAGTTCATATTGAGATGCAAGTAATCTTTATCAGATAATGACGGCCTTATAGCGCAGTGGATAataaccctgctttctgcattcacggccgtgggttcgattcccacaacaagaaaatatttgtgtggcGAGCATGAGCGTTTTCCAGTGAgtataagaatatttatatgtatacactCGTATTAATTTATAGTGTGAAATCAGAGATCAAATCATTTTAGTACGCTTACTTTggcttttaagaaattaaatatcacgtgtctcaatcggtgaggaaacctgcataccagaaaattatcttaattctctgcgtgtgtgaattctgccaatccgcattgggccagcgtggtggactattggcctaacccctctcattctgagaggagactcgagctcagcagtgagccgaatatgggttgatgacgactttGGGGCAAAGTAATGTATGTATTGTCTATTTATACctaggtatttatatttatttgattatattaataGGGAGGTAGCTACAATATTATATGTAGGCTGCTACGAGACAGTAATAAGAACAAATGTTGTTGACTTTGATTTCGGTGTACTGCACTCATGCATTACACCTTTCGAAGGTAATAGCTTAATACCCATATCTCATTACGGTGAAATATAACGCCAGCGGCACTTTGAGGATATATATAAAGTCCGTCATATGTCATTATCGGTACATTCGAATTGAGGTCTCCTCATAGTAAAGTCACTTACCATCTCACAAAATGGCTTTCAAGGTATAAATATAttcgaaatattataaatttttttttcttgtttttctggtgatataataaattttcaggGCTTAccatttttttgattttatcatTGATTGCTATACACTTCTGACTTCTGAAAGAAGTCAGGAGCTCTTGTTGACTGTGTTACAGCGTCAACATATGCTCCCGTATTCGTTAAATcaaatcagaaaataaaattcatcaaactcatattatattacatatctCCTGGAGAAACCATGAAATTAAGATAAGTTAGCGAGTAATTCAAGATGATTCAATAGGTCATTCAGATTTTCAGTTCTACAAATCAAGCACTAAACCGCAAAGCAAATCGCGtagctatttgttttttttattttaattgaatttcattttgtttccAGCTGATAGTATTGGTGTGCGCCATCGCCACAGTCCAAGCGGGAGTGCTCTCTCCTGTAGCGTACACGGCACAGGCGCCTGTCGCATATGCCGCTGCACCCATAGTGCACGCTGCTCCGGCCGCGTCTATCGTCCACTCCGCACCACTCACTTACTCCTCACCCATCGCCAAAGTCGCCGCCGTCGCCCCCGTCGAAGAATACGACCCCCACCCACAGTACAGCTTCGCCTACGACGTCCAAGACGGACTCACCGGTGACTCGAAGGCTCAGCACGAGACTCGTGATGGCGACGTCGTACAGGGCTCGTATTCCGTCGTCGACCCCGACGGTGTCAAGCGCACTGTTGAATACACCGCTGATCCCCACAATGGATTCAACGCGGTCGTACATAGAGAGCCTCTCGCCGTGAAAGCCGTGGCACCAGTGGCTAAGATCGCCGCCCCTGTTGCTTACAGCGCCGCCCCGGTTGTCCACTCTGCCCCGGTTGTCCACTCTGCCCCGGTTGTCCACTCTGCCCCGGTTGTCCACTCTGCCCCAGTCGTCCACGCCGCCCCAGTCGTCCACGCCGCCCCGGTGGTCCACGCTCCAGTGGCCTACTCCGCCCCTCTTTACCATCACTAAACTGCAAGATCACCTAGTCAAAGACCaattgttaaattattgtttacttAGACAAATATAGAAGAATATGATtgaaggaatatttttttactctacCTATCCACATtgctagaaaaaaatatactaaaaaaaatgtttaaacgaTTGTGCAAATGTTTGACGTACTGTACGcaatactaaatatattttttgaagtaaaatcGTACTGCCACCGAGTTACTCAAACCTTCCCTGAAAAATATAATGCATGTCAATAACGAAAACTATCCAATCTActatctattatatatttcgcatgttttttatttataatatatagttcactaatcattaaaaaaatatataactcaaatctggaacgatttatattaaaaaaatctttaacctCTCACTTTTTGAtttggaatttttgaaaaaactcgaattatttttagtatgttTCTGGTGGTACATATACCAATTATTACAAAGGTAACTTGAAAAACGAAGGAattcccatacaaactttcaacccctatttgaaccccttctgattttactTCATCTTAAAGTTACTACTATAAAAGGTAAAAGTATTATGTCATGTGCCTTCTTtgtatggtctcaaatcgtgcaaaaaagtttcatttgaattcattcagtagtttcagcttgatgcccggtcaacaataagacggacatacagacagacgaaaaattataaaaaaaatactttggcttcagtatcgattatataatgccctcgaactatttttttaatatcttcaatgtacacaATAGAACCtcaacaaaaacacggacagacaaaaaattaaaaatatatatttttggcatTACTTTCAGTATATCATTCTTAATccctccaacaaaaaaaataaaatatctttacagAATTTACAgaacctgttacagttttattatttagcaAGGATGATATTTGTGTTCCAGTATATACTCGCTCATGATCAATATAGCGCAAAGGATAAAGCGTACACAAATAAATGGCTTATTAATATAATTCACGGGTAATATATAATACGGGTTTACCCGTAAAATTTGAGCGCTCAAGAAAAACAAACATGTAATTGTTAGTATatcaaaatgtaatatttaagactccgaactactgaactgattttgaagaaattttaataaaaatgatatttgAAATTACACATCACATTAGGGTCAATCGCGCCCACTATGGTGGATCCACGCttagttattatattatcttcTGATTTTAACCGAAGTTGATGCCTTTTTAGTTAACTAGGCCGTTATTTATCGATGAAGTCTTGATTATAGTCTTTATCCAGGTTTTTattgaatacaattattttattcaataaaaacctGGAAATTTTCAAGGCATCCAAATAAACAAGTCAGCAACTTTAATTATCTAATTATAGTTGCTGACTTTAATGAAGACCGGAAGTCGCAGCAGAAAAAGTTGAAACCAGTAAGTGGAACAattatgcctctctgactgagaatTACACATTTGTTCCTTTTGCTGTGGAGACTCTTGGGCTGAGGAGTCGAAGTGctaaaaaaaatctccgaaTCATGTCACCACGGCTAgttgaccaacccgcatgcccatcATAATAAGATATTGCCCATAAATGACTACATTTATGGGCAATATCTTATTATGAACCTCAACAAAACgaaacagcccctagtccccggtggccccgctattcccggctctggcagcggttgtgGTAACGGCGCTTCTCGCGGCTCGAGACGAGTTGATGAGTATAATGTATTGCCTCGATTGCTGCctaattttttgcgcaaaggatcagcctggctgtccagcgcggaaatgcagccattTGAtatgggcatgatttgtatacttATCAGGATaggttagcttaagttccttattgtattctatctcaataattaaaaaaaaaaaaaaatgaaagtttCAATTGAACTCCGTTAGAAAActcacaaaacattattacacaCAAATACCCAGTTACgtacagtaatcgatttgaaGTTTTTTTGTAGCTAGTGTAAACCTTGTACAATGATTTATCTCTAACTTATCTTATTACCTCAGACTATAAATCTTTATTCTGAGCTTAATACATACAAATCAATCACATGTACAATGGTGGCAAGAACTTAGTTTAAGTTTTTCTTCTATAATAATTTTTCGATAGAAATAGTGATCTGTGTAAATAACAAAGAGAAGGTAATTGTAATATAATTGTATGTATaacatataataattgtaaaattgtaattttattaatagttactCCCGAAATTGTGGGagaaaatatattctttattctAATTCAACcatattataaaactatacagtgtacttaaataaaaattagtacGTATtacgtaataattttattttatacagtgAGATTCGTATTATAtccgatcatcatcattaacaacccttatttagctcactgtcgagcacgagtcttctctcagaatgagagttaggccttaatccaccacgctggcccaatgcggattggcagacttcacacacgtaaagaattaagaaaattctcagatatgcaggtttcctcacgatattttttcttcaccgtttgagatacgtgatatttaatttcttaaaatgtgcataactgaaaagttaaaggtgcatgccccggacgggattcgaactcACGCCCTCCGagtcgaagacagaggtcatatccactgggctatcacggctctgataTCCGATCTATTgggagataataatatatttcaatttattgagaaagaatacaataaggaacttaagccaacttatcctaataacaatacaaatcatgcccacgtggaatggtggcaagaatactggctgcatttccacgctggaaagccaggctgatcttttgcgcaaaaaatgaaccAGCCCTTCTGTTACCAGTcgaatttattgtaattagatgatcAATATGATGATTTTCATTCTTTCGAATATACGCACGCACTAACTTTTTTATACAGTTACATCAAATTGGgagaaaatatattcaaatttattcaaattcaacCATAATATAAATCTATTAGCTAATACAATGATTTAGATTCCTTCGGATATAATACTCACGGAAACAGTCGGTGAAAATCGTAATTATAACTTTCTGTGCCCATAATGAGAACATGACATTTACAGCCAGTAGTCCTTGTGCCGGAACAAGCGATACACTTGCGTTGATCGGAGCAAATCATCGGGGCGGGAGATCGCATAGCTCCGGGGCACCTGCTCCGTATATAAAATCGTAGGCCCGAATCTTTTCTACATCACATATGATCATTCGGTCATCCAAAACAGTTGCTAAAATGTTTAAGGTGCGTGTTCAATTATTTCATATTTCGATTATTTTTTAAGTGAAATGGATTTCTTATTAAGTGGTTCGATTAAACGGTGGTAAGGTGATAAGTTGGAGCCCCGTTGGTCCAGTGCtttcggatcatgaggtcctgggttcgattcctgggttGGGTTATGATATACTGAGTTTCCTTTCTTAGAAAGTTTCAGTCTGAATTATCAGCCTGGACTTGGGTAGTTTGGAGTTTGGTAGTGCAACTTAAGCCGTCGGTTCTGGTTAATATCATTAACGTTAACCTAGTCGTTAGTGAATTTAACATTACCACCCTACGCATTaaagtagcgtggtgggtcttagctccatatcccctcttctataaggagggaggcctaaTCGTGTAGtaggcctttaaaataggctgattatcATCATAATCCACAAGCAATCATCTTATCATCATATGTCATTTATCATCATGAATGTCAAAGGTGAAAAGATGATAGATTGTCGTGGATGGAACCCGTTTAACTTTTGAGACAACTAGATGACTAATTGTCTTCTAGACCTTAACAATGGGGTAGTTATTAGTCAAAGATTGTTGGGAATTTTAGCTGAGTATCtaaattgttttgtatttgaatTGTTGATTGCAGTAACGCTTTAGGCATATTTAGGTTATTACGTTGAGAACATCTTGGCGGATCGTTTAGATTAGTTGATTTCTGATTTAGATTAATCTACtctgaatataaataaataaattatttgttgaaCCATAATATGTAACTATGTAATtgtaatcaattaaaatttaaaaaatattctttttgtttACAGTTCGTAGCTTTCGCATGCCTGGTAGCTGCCGCCAATGCCGGCATCGCACCAGTCACCTACGCTGCTGCCCCAGCATACCATGCCGCGCCAGTGACTTACGCTGCTGCCCCGACTTACCACACCGCCCCAGTGGCCTACGCTGCCGCCCCAACTTACCACGCCGCCCCCGTGTCTTACGCTGCTGCCCCGATCGCTAAAGTCGCCTACTCCGCACCCGTTGCCAAATACGCCGCCGTAGCTCCAGTCGCTAAAGTCGTCGAAGAATACGACGCCAATCCTCAGTACAGCTTTGCCTACGACGTGCAAGACGGTGTGACTGGCGACTCTAAGAGCCAGCACGAATCAAGAGACGGTGATGTCGTACAGGGCTCCTACTCGGTTGTTGACCCCGATGGTACCAAGCGTACAGTGGACTACACTGCCGACCCACACAACGGATTCAACGCTGTTGTACGCAAAGAGGCTCTTGGTGTGAAGGCTGTCGCTGCTCCCGTCGCGTACGCCGCTCCCGTCGCTAAAGTTGCTCCGGTTGTCCACTCCGCTCCAGTGTCTTACTCCGCCCCAGTGTCTTACTCAGCTCCACTCGTCCACTCCGCTCCCGTGTCATACTCCGCTCCACTCGTACACTCTGCTCCCGTAGTTCATCACACACCCGTTTCATACTCCGCACCTGTTTACCACCATTAGAAAAAccgttatttatatttcaaaatgtaaatatttttgtacttaattataaatatttattagaatgCATACATTGTTTTATTGTCTCTTTATGCCTACCTCACACGCAGTTTATCGAAATGTACTGTAATTCGTTCATTTAGTACACATGAATAACTCTCATAAGTTTGATGGAGTGGttgtaaattttaacaaaataattgagatCTGAATGGTTGCCAAACGTTCAACAATGTGTGAACAGCCGAATTATTTACACAAAGAAAAGGCTTGGACAAATTGATTATCTAGTTATCTAAAGTAAATATGTTGTTGATATTGTTGGTGGTAAGCGGAATTGGCAGAAACACCGACGCCTTGGAGTCAGGAGGGGTTTTTTTAGCCagtaggagtccggcactatcCGATTCCGGATGTCCATAAGGATTTTTTTCCACCTGAAAAAAATAACTTGCGAATTCCAGGCTATTACTTGAAATTTCTAAGAAGGAAGAAAAGCCCAATTTATCATAGCCACTCGAAACCAGTTGAATCCTAAATTACATATCATATTCATAGCTATTGGAACAAGAGACAGTCACCTAAAAATCAGTTCACTATCCAATATGTCCTTGTAACTATATCCCGAGGCGTGTGAGCATGTAAAGCTAAACGCCGGTATCGGTTTTCAAGCGCCGGCAGCGGCACACATTCCACACAACCACATGCTGGTGGCTGAGGTTTCATACGATATCATACGATACGATATCGCACCACACCACTCGAACAATGACAAGTTTTAGTAACGAAAGTTTATAGCTAAGTTAAGGCTGCATAAAGAATAAGTTACACAATGCAGCAAGGCGAGTGTCAGTTTAATTCTAGATATTTTATTGCCTTATTAAAAAGAGCTTCTTGAATGAGAATGACAGTATAATACTAGATCTAGGCAATTAGACTGTTATAGAGAGATTCTTAAGTGATAATgacattttcattcatttttttttcatatagttACACAATGGAGATGAGACTGTTATAGAGAGCTTCTTAAGTGATAGTGACAGTTTCATTGTGGTTTCATTCTAAGCTATTATTTTGTTGCCATAAATAGACGATGGTGATAGGACTGTTATAGCGAGCTTCTTGAGTGATAGTGACAGTTTCATTCTAAGCTATTATTTTGTTGCCATAAATAGACGATGGCGATAGGACTGTTATAGCGAGCTTCTTGAGTGATAGTGCCATTATCATTCTAGGCTATTATCTTTTTGCCATAAATAGACGATGGCGATAGGACTATTATAGAGAGCTTCTTGAGTGATAGTGACAGTTTCATTCTAGGCTATTATCTTTTTGCCATATAGTTAGACGATGGCGATGGGACTGTTATAGAGAACTTCTTGAATGAGAATGACAATTTCATTCTAGGCTATTATCTTTTTGCCATATAGTTATCCGATGGCGATAGGACTGTTATAGAGAGCTTCTTAAATTATAGTGACAGTTTCATTCTAGGCTATTATCTTTTTCTCATATAGTTAGACGTTGGCGATGAGACTGTTATAGAGAACTTCTTAAGTGATAGTGACATTTCATTATAGGCTATCTTTTTGCCATATAGTTAGAGGATGGCGATGGGACTGTTATAGAGAACTTTTTGAGTGATAGTGACAGTTTCATTCTAAGCTATTACCTTTTTGCCATATAGTTAGAAGATAGCGATGGGACTGTTATAGAGAACTTCTTAAGTGATAGTGACATTTCATTATAGGCTTATCTTTTTGCCATATAGTTAGAGGATGGCGATGGGACTGTTATAGAGAGCTTTTTGAGTGATAGTGACAGTTTCATTCTAAGCTATTACCTTTTTGCCATATAGTTAGAAGATAGCGATGGGACTGTTATAGAGAACTTCTTAAGTGATAGTGACATTTCATTATAGGCTTATCTTTTTGCCATATAGTTAGAGGATGCCAATGGGACTGTTATAGAGAGCTTCCTAAATGATACTGACAGTTTAATTCTAGGCAATTTTTTTGTTGCCATATAGTTAGACGTTGGCAATGAGACTGTTAAAATCAACCGATGTTGTTATTGTCCACTGTTGGATATGACCTcctgtaaggacttccaaataccacggtATCAAGCTGCATGCGTCCAAGGGCCCCCTTTACCCACTCGGTATCATCGGTCCGCCTAGTGGagcgtcgaccaacactgcgcttccagTGCGGGGTCATTCCTGCACATtgaaaccccaacgtccatcagttcTTCTAAGTTTATGCCCCGCCTATTTGTCACTTCAACTTCTTGATTCTCTAAGCGAGTGTATCGGTGACATTGGTTCTTCAGCGGATGGCCtgatacttttaatttaatatgtattttgtaattatttaggtattgtttagataagtatttttatttcctcgtattttatttattcatcgttaaaaaaattaaaagtatttgaATACCAACgagtacttaaaaaaaatcataattataacaaaataaacattaaagattgattttaataaagttatCTGGCGAAGGGTTCCTATACTACTAAGTGTCTGGCAATTCACATACCAGGTTTCAGTGATCTACTTCAGACCCTTGTAAGTTTAAGTGTAAAGCAtgtatctttttaaaataatcttcagTTATAAGAACATAAAGATCCTCCCTTAAATTCACCGCCAGTCACTTGTCTTCATGGCATTTCTTCGGAAAAGactattaaaaatcaaactaCAGCGATCTCTAGAAGGGTTGCCTACAAGAAAAAGAAGGGAGCTCTAGAACTGTCTGATGACTGGAAACATGAACATGAACATTTTTCATGATAGTACTGCCGACTTCTCAAATCCAGGGAATTGACGCTATTTAGATTAAGACTTAAAGAAAAATCCCAGAAACTTTTTTATTGGTTACCTGGCACTCGAACCTTTACACCTCATTACCAGTAGCCGAACCTTCTACCAACGATTCCAATCAACCCATCACACTGCACTAAGGGTAGAAGTTTcgtataatttcttaatatttgGCGGAAAGTCAAGAACAATTTTCCGTCATTGACACAACTGCAGCTCATTTCCAATTTCGATCACATCCCTAGTGATGCGCACAGACAATACTAAGTGCGAACTTGGGTGTCACAACCCGCGCGTATATATACCTCGCCCACTTCTTCAGCAGCATAGTCCAACTTGGCTCCATCCTCATCCATACAACAATGGCTTTTAAGGTAATTTCAAACCTTACAATTCCAATTGTaatcaagttaaaaaaaaacattattttttgcttttgaaaatttagaatcaaaatctatttttaaataaatttttaagtaTAAGAAACTTATTGAGCTAAGTTATCCTAATAGCTACAAAATTATGCCCAAGTCGAAAAGTAGCAAGAATACTGGATTCACCCgttttaatttctaattaaataatttgattgattttaaaatgaattttattaatttacttaagcTTAAGCTAATTATTCGTGGTAcagtaaaattaactttaataaaaatcatttaaatgatGCTAAAGCatcgtttaaaattaaataaac is a window encoding:
- the LOC112050309 gene encoding cytochrome c oxidase subunit 5B, mitochondrial-like gives rise to the protein MWLLKCVKPLQRARSRIYGTMHEPLDHVTGIQKRELLAHLAGECDPFRIMPIKKGPGTYECPNLIPSAFASRLVGCVCKPHAMHIEWMWVHMGWPRRCGCGYWFELCPIVPL
- the LOC128199323 gene encoding larval cuticle protein A2B-like, with translation MAFKLIVLVCAIATVQAGVLSPVAYTAQAPVAYAAAPIVHAAPAASIVHSAPLTYSSPIAKVAAVAPVEEYDPHPQYSFAYDVQDGLTGDSKAQHETRDGDVVQGSYSVVDPDGVKRTVEYTADPHNGFNAVVHREPLAVKAVAPVAKIAAPVAYSAAPVVHSAPVVHSAPVVHSAPVVHSAPVVHAAPVVHAAPVVHAPVAYSAPLYHH
- the LOC112050303 gene encoding cuticle protein 21; amino-acid sequence: MIIRSSKTVAKMFKFVAFACLVAAANAGIAPVTYAAAPAYHAAPVTYAAAPTYHTAPVAYAAAPTYHAAPVSYAAAPIAKVAYSAPVAKYAAVAPVAKVVEEYDANPQYSFAYDVQDGVTGDSKSQHESRDGDVVQGSYSVVDPDGTKRTVDYTADPHNGFNAVVRKEALGVKAVAAPVAYAAPVAKVAPVVHSAPVSYSAPVSYSAPLVHSAPVSYSAPLVHSAPVVHHTPVSYSAPVYHH